One part of the Parabacteroides distasonis ATCC 8503 genome encodes these proteins:
- a CDS encoding MBL fold metallo-hydrolase — protein sequence MKLSFLSLASGSSGNCYYLGTSEFGMLIDAGIGIRTIKKVLKDRSIDFTKIVAVLITHDHADHIKTVGYLGEKLCIPVYATADVHRGIDKSRYVEETLCVSRKVIEKEVPFLIRDFRITAFEVPHDSTDNVGYHIEYGNHKFTFATDVGHITDTVGKYICMANHLILEANYDEEMLRFGTYPAFLKERVASPTGHLSNREAAEFLATHYNTGLKNIWLCHLSRDNNHPELAYKTVDIRLFQEGIRVGKDVSLVALKRTTPSDIYEFD from the coding sequence ATGAAACTATCATTTCTGAGTTTAGCGAGTGGGAGCAGTGGGAACTGCTATTATTTGGGGACTTCGGAATTCGGTATGCTGATTGACGCAGGTATCGGAATCCGGACCATAAAGAAAGTATTGAAGGACCGGTCGATCGATTTTACCAAGATCGTGGCCGTGTTGATTACCCACGATCATGCGGATCATATCAAGACGGTCGGGTATTTGGGCGAGAAGCTTTGCATTCCTGTCTATGCGACAGCCGACGTGCACCGGGGGATTGATAAGAGCCGGTATGTGGAGGAGACCTTATGTGTCTCCCGTAAGGTTATAGAAAAAGAAGTTCCATTCCTTATCCGTGATTTCCGTATCACGGCTTTCGAGGTGCCTCACGATAGTACTGATAATGTGGGGTACCATATCGAGTATGGTAATCATAAATTCACTTTCGCTACCGACGTAGGCCATATCACGGACACGGTGGGGAAATATATCTGCATGGCGAACCATTTAATATTGGAAGCGAACTATGACGAGGAGATGCTTCGTTTCGGTACATATCCTGCTTTCTTGAAAGAGCGGGTGGCGAGCCCGACCGGGCATTTGAGTAATAGGGAGGCCGCGGAGTTCTTGGCGACCCATTATAATACCGGTTTGAAGAATATCTGGCTTTGCCATCTCAGCCGGGACAATAACCATCCCGAACTGGCCTATAAGACAGTGGATATACGTCTTTTCCAAGAGGGCATAAGGGTAGGGAAAGATGTCTCATTGGTAGCGTTGAAGCGGACTACACCCTCGGATATTTACGAGTTTGATTAA
- a CDS encoding asparaginase, which produces MDMHTQQEKASILLIYTGGTIGMIENPETGVLESFNFQHLKDNMPELKKLGYSVATIQFDPPMDSSEMGPDSWMKIVKIIADNYQKYDGFVVLHGTDTMSYTASALSFMLENLSKPVILTGSQLPIGMLRTDGKENLITAIEIAAAKENGLPLVPEVCIFFENDLLRGNRTSKINADNFNAFRSYNYPALAHAGIYIKYDLPQVYHPVSRKPLKPHYLLDRNIAILKLFPGISPQVVESILNIPGLKGVVMETFGSGNAPCEEWFLNMLKEAVDRGIVIVNVTQCRAGSVEMHRYETGHKLLEAGVTSGFDSTTESAVTKLMFLFGHGLTPDEVKEHMNCSLIGEVSIPETFRP; this is translated from the coding sequence ATGGACATGCATACTCAACAAGAAAAGGCTTCCATCCTGTTGATATATACGGGTGGGACGATAGGTATGATCGAGAATCCGGAGACTGGAGTGTTAGAGTCGTTTAATTTCCAGCATTTGAAGGACAATATGCCGGAGTTGAAGAAACTGGGGTATTCGGTGGCCACGATACAGTTCGATCCTCCGATGGACTCCTCGGAGATGGGGCCGGACTCGTGGATGAAGATCGTGAAAATCATCGCCGATAATTATCAGAAATACGACGGCTTCGTGGTACTGCATGGCACGGATACAATGTCGTATACGGCATCGGCATTGAGTTTTATGCTTGAGAACCTAAGTAAGCCGGTGATCCTTACGGGATCGCAATTACCGATCGGGATGTTGCGTACCGATGGGAAGGAGAACTTGATTACGGCGATCGAGATAGCGGCTGCCAAGGAGAACGGCTTACCGTTGGTCCCGGAGGTCTGTATCTTTTTTGAGAATGATTTATTGAGGGGGAATCGTACGAGTAAGATAAACGCAGATAATTTTAATGCGTTCCGTTCGTACAATTACCCGGCTTTGGCCCATGCGGGTATCTATATCAAGTATGATCTGCCGCAGGTATATCATCCGGTATCGCGTAAGCCGCTGAAGCCGCATTATTTGTTGGACCGAAATATCGCTATACTAAAACTATTCCCCGGAATTTCTCCGCAAGTAGTGGAAAGTATCCTGAATATCCCGGGTCTGAAAGGTGTGGTGATGGAAACATTCGGAAGCGGAAATGCTCCGTGCGAGGAATGGTTCTTGAATATGTTGAAGGAGGCTGTAGACCGTGGTATCGTTATCGTGAATGTTACTCAGTGTAGGGCCGGAAGTGTGGAGATGCACCGTTATGAGACGGGGCACAAATTGTTGGAGGCAGGCGTGACGAGCGGCTTCGATAGTACGACGGAGAGCGCCGTGACGAAGCTAATGTTCCTCTTCGGCCATGGGCTGACACCCGACGAGGTGAAGGAGCATATGAACTGCTCGTTGATCGGGGAGGTATCGATCCCTGAGACGTTCCGCCCCTAG
- a CDS encoding trimeric intracellular cation channel family protein, with protein sequence MIDFITFCDYTGTFAFAISGIRLASAKQFDWFGAYVVGVVTAVGGGTIRDILLNAVPFWMEQASYLIVSALALLFVIAFRKYVIRLNNTFFIFDAIGLGLFVVVGIAKTLDFGFPMWVAIVMGTITGSFGGMMRDILINEEPLIFRKDIYALACVFGGLIYYICMQTSMSAAMIQFVSALSVFLARIIAVKYHISVPVLKGEE encoded by the coding sequence ATGATAGATTTTATCACCTTTTGTGACTATACAGGGACCTTTGCGTTTGCCATAAGTGGCATAAGATTGGCTTCTGCGAAACAATTTGATTGGTTTGGCGCCTATGTGGTGGGTGTCGTGACCGCTGTAGGAGGAGGTACGATTCGTGATATTTTATTGAATGCGGTGCCTTTTTGGATGGAACAAGCCTCTTATTTGATTGTCTCGGCCTTGGCTTTGTTGTTCGTTATCGCTTTCCGAAAATACGTGATCCGTTTGAACAATACATTTTTTATATTCGATGCTATCGGATTGGGGTTGTTTGTGGTGGTAGGTATCGCCAAGACCTTGGATTTCGGGTTTCCCATGTGGGTGGCGATCGTGATGGGAACTATAACCGGCTCGTTTGGCGGTATGATGAGGGATATATTGATTAATGAGGAACCTTTGATATTCCGGAAAGATATTTATGCGTTGGCTTGTGTCTTTGGCGGTTTGATATATTATATATGTATGCAAACTTCTATGTCGGCGGCGATGATACAGTTCGTATCGGCGTTGAGCGTGTTCCTCGCACGTATAATCGCCGTAAAATATCATATAAGTGTTCCGGTGTTGAAAGGAGAAGAATAA
- a CDS encoding DUF3943 domain-containing protein, protein MRMKKCMLIGLICLLSSQWMWGQHFPQMDARNYVSDTALFIPRRPWLAASEVFGMNMAVWTFDRFLMNEDFAKINGHTIKQNFKTGPVWDTDKFSTNLVAHPYHGSLYFNAARSNGLNFWQSIPFAAGGSLMWEFFMETEPPSINDMLATSFGGIELGEITYRLSDLFIDNRSHGAERVGREILSGLISPMRAINRIITGEAWRHSSSKGRVYTSVPVNFIVGVGPRFLAEQEGSKHGTTSMHVSFRLDYGDPFNDDFYSPYEWFQLKAGFDFFSSQPLISQVNAVGAIWGKQVWSKGPRSLAAGIFQHFDYYDSELKSNSSQTVAPYRISEAAAVGGGLIYYKRGTPDNKVDVYAELYGTGVALGASISDYLRLEERDYNLGSGYSVKAFTGLAYDKRWAFLIDLENYHIFTWKGYEPDIDWNAVDPTKLNVQGDAGNARLTVFSTTLAYMSKHKWNIALRNRYFSRRTHYKYHKDIDSSTYDIMLTLGWRI, encoded by the coding sequence ATGAGGATGAAAAAATGCATGTTGATCGGGTTGATCTGTCTGCTATCCAGCCAATGGATGTGGGGGCAACACTTCCCTCAGATGGATGCCCGCAATTACGTGAGCGACACGGCCCTTTTCATTCCACGCCGCCCTTGGTTGGCAGCAAGCGAGGTATTCGGAATGAACATGGCCGTCTGGACTTTCGACCGTTTCTTAATGAACGAGGATTTCGCGAAGATAAACGGACATACGATTAAGCAAAACTTCAAGACGGGGCCTGTTTGGGACACGGATAAGTTCTCTACCAATCTGGTCGCCCATCCCTATCACGGATCGTTATATTTCAACGCGGCCCGTAGCAATGGACTGAATTTCTGGCAATCCATTCCATTCGCGGCGGGAGGCAGCCTAATGTGGGAATTCTTTATGGAAACGGAACCGCCCTCCATCAATGACATGCTTGCCACCTCTTTCGGCGGTATAGAATTAGGTGAGATTACCTACCGGCTCTCCGACTTATTCATCGACAACCGCTCCCACGGGGCGGAACGTGTGGGACGGGAGATCTTATCCGGTTTGATATCTCCGATGCGGGCGATCAATCGTATCATCACGGGAGAAGCTTGGAGACACAGCAGCTCCAAGGGGCGTGTCTACACCTCGGTTCCCGTAAACTTCATCGTGGGTGTTGGTCCTCGCTTCCTTGCCGAGCAGGAAGGCTCCAAGCATGGCACTACGAGCATGCACGTATCCTTCAGGTTGGATTATGGAGATCCTTTCAATGATGATTTCTATTCGCCCTATGAATGGTTTCAGTTGAAGGCCGGGTTCGATTTCTTTTCGAGCCAGCCGCTCATCAGCCAAGTCAATGCCGTTGGGGCTATCTGGGGGAAACAGGTCTGGAGTAAAGGCCCTCGTAGTCTGGCCGCTGGAATCTTTCAGCATTTCGACTACTATGATTCCGAGTTAAAATCCAATAGTTCCCAAACGGTAGCTCCCTACCGCATATCGGAAGCGGCGGCGGTCGGTGGTGGATTGATCTATTACAAAAGAGGCACGCCGGACAATAAGGTAGATGTTTACGCCGAATTATACGGAACAGGAGTCGCCTTGGGCGCAAGCATCTCCGATTACCTCCGGCTGGAAGAGAGAGATTATAATCTGGGAAGCGGTTATAGCGTGAAAGCGTTTACCGGATTGGCCTACGATAAACGCTGGGCGTTCTTGATCGATTTGGAGAACTACCATATCTTCACATGGAAAGGATACGAGCCGGATATAGACTGGAATGCGGTGGACCCTACAAAGTTAAACGTACAAGGCGATGCCGGCAACGCACGTTTAACGGTATTTTCCACCACCTTAGCCTATATGTCCAAGCATAAATGGAATATTGCGTTGCGAAATCGTTATTTCTCCCGCCGTACCCATTATAAGTATCATAAAGATATAGATAGCTCCACGTATGATATTATGCTGACGCTTGGGTGGAGGATTTAA
- a CDS encoding ABC-F family ATP-binding cassette domain-containing protein, with amino-acid sequence MISVDGLTVEFGGSALFSDVSFVINEKDRIALMGKNGAGKSTLLKILAGVREPSRGKVSAPKDTVIAYLPQHLMTEDGRTVFEETAQAFAHLHEMEAEIAELNKQLETRTDYESDSYMELIERVSTLSEKFYSIEEINYDADIEKTLLGLGFKREDFDRQTSEFSGGWRMRIELAKLLLKKPDVLLLDEPTNHLDIESIQWLEDFLIDNGQAVVVISHDRAFVDHITTRTIEVTMGRIYDYKVNYSQYLQLRKERREQQQKAYDEQQKMIAETREFIERFKGTYSKTLQVQSRVKMLEKLEILEVDEEDTSALRLKFPPSPRSGSYPVTIENVSKAYGDHTVFRNANLMIERGDKIAFVGKNGEGKSTLVKCIMKEIEHEGTLTLGHNVMIGYFAQNQASLLDENLTVFQTIDDVAQGDIRNKIKDLLGAFMFGGENSAKKVKVLSGGERTRLAMIKLLLEPVNLLILDEPTNHLDMKTKDILKQALLDFDGTLIVVSHDRDFLDGLVSKVYEFGNQKVTEHLEGIYEFMQRKKMENLRELERKN; translated from the coding sequence ATGATTTCAGTTGACGGACTAACAGTAGAGTTTGGTGGAAGCGCCCTTTTCTCGGATGTTTCTTTTGTGATTAACGAGAAAGATCGTATCGCCTTGATGGGTAAGAACGGTGCCGGTAAATCTACCTTGTTGAAGATATTGGCCGGCGTGCGGGAGCCAAGCCGTGGAAAAGTGTCCGCCCCTAAAGATACCGTGATCGCTTATTTGCCGCAGCATTTGATGACGGAGGATGGCCGTACCGTTTTCGAGGAGACGGCGCAGGCTTTCGCCCATCTGCACGAGATGGAGGCGGAGATCGCCGAATTGAATAAGCAACTGGAGACTCGTACGGACTATGAGTCGGATAGTTATATGGAGCTGATCGAGCGGGTCTCTACCTTGAGCGAGAAATTCTATTCCATAGAGGAGATCAATTACGACGCCGATATAGAGAAAACCTTGTTGGGACTGGGTTTCAAACGGGAGGATTTCGACCGGCAAACCAGTGAATTCAGCGGTGGCTGGCGTATGCGTATCGAGCTGGCGAAACTACTGTTGAAGAAACCGGATGTCCTTTTGCTGGATGAGCCGACGAATCACTTGGATATCGAGTCTATCCAGTGGTTGGAGGATTTCTTGATCGATAACGGTCAGGCCGTAGTGGTGATCAGCCACGACCGTGCGTTCGTGGATCATATCACGACTCGTACGATCGAGGTGACGATGGGCCGGATTTATGATTATAAGGTAAACTATAGCCAATACTTGCAATTACGGAAGGAACGTCGTGAGCAACAACAGAAGGCTTATGACGAGCAACAGAAGATGATAGCCGAGACGAGAGAGTTCATCGAGCGTTTCAAGGGCACGTACTCCAAGACCTTGCAGGTGCAGAGCCGTGTGAAGATGCTGGAGAAACTGGAGATCTTGGAGGTGGATGAGGAAGATACCTCGGCTTTGCGCTTGAAGTTTCCGCCTTCGCCTCGTTCGGGCTCTTATCCGGTGACGATCGAGAATGTCTCGAAAGCGTATGGCGATCATACGGTTTTCCGAAACGCTAATCTGATGATCGAGCGAGGGGATAAGATCGCTTTCGTCGGGAAGAATGGCGAGGGTAAGTCTACCTTGGTGAAGTGTATCATGAAAGAGATCGAGCATGAGGGGACGTTGACGCTGGGGCATAACGTGATGATCGGTTATTTCGCCCAGAACCAAGCCTCCCTGCTGGATGAGAATCTTACGGTTTTCCAGACGATAGACGATGTGGCGCAAGGCGATATCCGTAATAAGATCAAGGATCTGCTGGGTGCGTTCATGTTTGGCGGCGAGAACTCGGCGAAGAAGGTGAAGGTGCTTTCCGGTGGCGAGCGCACACGTCTGGCTATGATTAAGCTATTGTTGGAGCCTGTGAACTTGCTGATTCTGGATGAGCCGACAAACCATCTGGATATGAAGACGAAGGATATCTTGAAGCAGGCGTTGCTTGACTTTGACGGGACGTTGATCGTCGTATCCCACGACCGTGATTTCTTGGATGGGCTGGTCTCTAAGGTCTATGAGTTCGGAAACCAAAAAGTGACGGAGCATTTGGAAGGCATCTATGAGTTTATGCAGCGCAAGAAGATGGAGAATCTGCGTGAGCTTGAGCGGAAGAATTAA
- a CDS encoding 30S ribosomal protein S16, with protein MATKIRLQRHGRKGYAFYQIVIADSRAPRDGRFIERIGSYNPNTNPATVDLNFERALYWLQVGAQPTDTTRNILSREGVCLKKHLLEGVKKGAFDEAAAEEKFQAWLKNKQASVQAIKEKDSEAARAEAKARLEAEKEANKAKAEIVAKKKAELAAAEAAKQAEEAAAAAPAEEAPATESAE; from the coding sequence ATGGCAACAAAAATTAGATTGCAAAGACACGGTCGTAAAGGTTACGCCTTCTACCAAATCGTGATCGCAGACAGCAGGGCTCCACGTGATGGAAGATTTATTGAAAGGATAGGTTCTTATAATCCGAACACTAATCCTGCTACAGTAGATTTGAACTTCGAAAGAGCTTTGTATTGGTTACAAGTAGGTGCTCAACCTACAGACACAACTCGTAACATTCTTTCTCGCGAAGGCGTTTGCTTGAAAAAGCATTTATTGGAAGGTGTTAAGAAGGGTGCGTTCGACGAAGCCGCAGCTGAGGAGAAATTCCAAGCTTGGTTGAAGAACAAACAAGCTTCCGTACAAGCTATCAAAGAAAAAGACAGCGAAGCAGCTAGAGCAGAAGCTAAAGCACGTCTTGAGGCTGAAAAGGAAGCGAATAAGGCAAAAGCAGAAATCGTAGCTAAAAAGAAAGCAGAATTGGCAGCAGCTGAAGCTGCTAAGCAAGCTGAGGAAGCAGCCGCAGCGGCTCCCGCTGAAGAAGCTCCGGCAACTGAAAGCGCTGAATAA
- a CDS encoding CGGC domain-containing protein, translating into MKVGIIRCMQTEDFCPGTTDFRMIREKKGAFEGVEEDIEIIGFINCGGCPGKKAVLRARELVNRGADSIAFASCIQKGTPIGYACPFAKRMKDVIQNDLGDGIRLIDYTH; encoded by the coding sequence ATGAAAGTAGGAATTATCAGATGTATGCAAACAGAGGATTTTTGCCCCGGTACTACTGATTTTAGGATGATCCGTGAGAAAAAGGGAGCCTTTGAGGGCGTAGAGGAAGATATTGAGATCATCGGGTTTATCAATTGCGGAGGTTGTCCCGGAAAAAAGGCCGTATTAAGGGCGAGGGAGTTGGTGAATAGAGGGGCGGATAGTATCGCTTTTGCTTCCTGTATCCAAAAAGGGACGCCGATAGGTTATGCCTGTCCTTTCGCCAAAAGGATGAAGGATGTTATCCAGAACGATTTAGGCGATGGCATCCGGCTGATCGATTATACGCATTAG
- the trxA gene encoding thioredoxin, with translation MRKLKSLWLVSVVLLLVSCSMSAKSDKSSEAGTASKGEVVTLNKAEFLQKVFNYEKNATKWVYEGDKPCIIDFYADWCGPCKQVAPILRDLAILYKNDIVVYKVNVDKEKELAAAFGIQSIPTFLFIPKEGQPQISMGALPREEFVKQIDTFLLKKK, from the coding sequence ATGAGAAAGTTGAAAAGTTTATGGCTGGTTTCGGTTGTGCTGCTATTAGTAAGCTGCTCGATGTCCGCTAAATCAGATAAATCAAGTGAGGCTGGTACCGCCTCCAAGGGAGAGGTCGTTACTTTGAACAAGGCAGAGTTCTTGCAAAAGGTATTCAATTACGAGAAGAACGCAACGAAATGGGTATATGAAGGTGATAAGCCTTGTATCATCGATTTTTATGCGGACTGGTGTGGTCCCTGCAAGCAAGTGGCTCCTATTTTAAGGGATTTGGCTATCCTGTATAAGAATGATATCGTAGTTTATAAGGTAAATGTGGATAAGGAAAAGGAGTTGGCTGCCGCTTTCGGCATACAAAGTATTCCTACGTTCTTGTTTATCCCTAAGGAAGGACAGCCTCAGATATCGATGGGAGCTCTTCCCCGTGAGGAGTTTGTGAAACAGATCGATACTTTCTTGTTGAAGAAGAAGTAA
- a CDS encoding MATE family efflux transporter codes for MMQDSIDFGTMNIPKLFRMMFIPTLLGMILSATINIADGIFVGRGVGNDALAAVNIVAPFFMLATGIGLMFGVGASIVASIHLSHQKVKVANINITQALSISLCIMLSLSLLVMTFRAEVALLLGSSEQLLPSVLEYMNWIVPFLAFYMLLNIGLFIIRLDGSPTYAMLCSAIPALINLTLDYIFVFPLHWGLMGAALASAISVIVGSIMIVVYIVGFSKVLHLYRPKFSLKSILLTIRNIGYMVKLGSSAFLTEAAIACMMLVGNYIFMRYLGEDGVAAYSVACYCFPIVFMVNNAIAQSTQPIISYNYGIQQWKRVRQAFKLALLCAVVCGGLACVGTILFCPEVSSLFLGNHGNAYEIAVSGIPYFSLGYVFFALNIVCIGYYQSIERFKPATLFTILRGIVIITLSFMYLPVVCGIKGIWLAVPLSELITFVIIVVYYLLKRTRA; via the coding sequence ATGATGCAAGACAGTATTGATTTTGGAACAATGAACATTCCGAAGTTGTTCCGTATGATGTTTATCCCTACCTTATTAGGTATGATCCTTTCCGCCACTATTAATATCGCCGATGGAATATTCGTAGGAAGAGGCGTAGGAAATGACGCCTTGGCTGCGGTAAATATCGTGGCTCCTTTTTTCATGTTAGCAACCGGAATCGGGCTTATGTTCGGAGTAGGCGCTTCTATCGTCGCCTCGATCCACCTTTCACACCAGAAAGTCAAGGTAGCGAATATTAATATCACGCAAGCGCTTTCGATCTCATTATGTATTATGTTATCGCTTTCCTTGTTAGTGATGACATTCCGTGCTGAGGTCGCTCTTTTATTGGGTAGTTCCGAGCAATTATTGCCCTCCGTATTGGAATATATGAACTGGATCGTCCCGTTCCTTGCCTTTTACATGTTATTGAATATCGGGTTATTCATTATCCGGTTAGACGGATCACCTACATACGCCATGTTATGCAGCGCTATCCCGGCCCTGATAAACCTAACATTAGACTATATTTTCGTTTTCCCATTGCATTGGGGATTAATGGGAGCCGCTTTAGCTTCCGCTATTTCCGTAATCGTAGGAAGTATTATGATCGTGGTTTATATCGTAGGTTTTTCTAAAGTATTACATCTTTACCGCCCTAAATTCTCGCTTAAAAGTATCTTATTGACAATCCGCAATATCGGATACATGGTAAAGCTTGGTTCTTCCGCGTTCTTAACTGAGGCAGCTATCGCTTGTATGATGCTGGTGGGTAATTATATATTCATGAGATACCTTGGGGAAGACGGGGTTGCCGCCTACAGTGTAGCCTGTTATTGCTTTCCTATCGTATTCATGGTGAACAATGCGATCGCCCAGTCTACCCAGCCGATCATAAGCTACAACTATGGCATACAGCAGTGGAAAAGAGTACGGCAGGCGTTTAAGTTAGCCCTGCTATGCGCTGTCGTGTGCGGAGGACTCGCCTGCGTGGGTACTATTTTATTCTGCCCGGAAGTCTCCTCCTTATTTCTCGGTAATCATGGCAACGCTTACGAGATAGCGGTCTCCGGCATTCCCTATTTTTCTTTGGGATATGTCTTTTTCGCTCTCAATATCGTTTGTATCGGGTACTACCAGAGCATAGAACGTTTCAAACCCGCTACGCTATTCACTATTCTACGAGGAATCGTGATTATCACCCTAAGTTTCATGTACCTACCTGTTGTCTGCGGAATTAAAGGTATTTGGCTGGCCGTACCTTTGTCGGAATTAATTACTTTTGTAATCATTGTGGTATACTATCTATTGAAACGTACAAGAGCATGA
- a CDS encoding Crp/Fnr family transcriptional regulator, with the protein MKEEVRQKVMERFSISEQAMRLLLESAEMMSFVPKDIIVHEGEINTNMYILSKGIWRAYTFKDGTEDTFWFAVESEIALPVWGYTSGSPSLYTIEAVTESEAYCLSKQKLEILFQSSVQLANIGRRILENFMLEIETSWLSSYKRTAIERYAILLDKQPEIIQSVPLKYIASYLGVTAQSLSRIRAKLASSLTFIV; encoded by the coding sequence ATGAAAGAGGAAGTTCGCCAGAAAGTGATGGAACGGTTTTCAATCTCTGAGCAGGCCATGCGGTTATTGCTGGAAAGCGCAGAGATGATGTCGTTTGTCCCCAAAGATATAATCGTACATGAAGGTGAGATAAACACGAATATGTATATCTTATCCAAGGGAATCTGGCGGGCTTATACATTTAAAGATGGGACGGAAGATACCTTTTGGTTCGCCGTGGAGAGCGAGATCGCACTCCCGGTATGGGGATATACTTCCGGCTCTCCTTCTCTTTATACCATAGAAGCCGTTACGGAAAGCGAGGCGTATTGCCTATCCAAACAGAAACTAGAAATCCTATTTCAATCCTCCGTGCAATTAGCAAATATCGGAAGAAGGATTCTAGAGAATTTTATGCTTGAGATCGAGACTTCATGGTTAAGTTCTTACAAACGAACCGCCATTGAACGTTACGCCATTCTATTGGACAAGCAGCCCGAAATCATCCAATCCGTCCCCCTAAAATATATAGCTTCTTATCTAGGTGTCACGGCTCAATCCTTAAGTAGAATCCGGGCGAAATTAGCTAGTTCTTTAACCTTTATCGTGTAA
- a CDS encoding Crp/Fnr family transcriptional regulator yields MNLSLCPICGKLSEEEQTALFSSLDYSTRSFKKGDWVARQGDALSSLYLLSKGRVKTEMITESGTILEVETLSAPTPLASAFLFAENNRFPVDVIALEECEIILIPKSAVMRLLATNEHFLQSYMAFNANRTQFLSERLQLLSIKTIKGKLAYYILKRIQGDHYKQDRNQTELSEYFGVARPSLARSFSEMIEEGAISREGKIVDMNKLKSYVL; encoded by the coding sequence ATGAACCTGAGCTTGTGTCCTATTTGCGGAAAATTGTCTGAGGAAGAGCAAACCGCTCTTTTCAGTTCGTTGGATTATTCGACAAGGTCGTTTAAGAAAGGTGACTGGGTGGCTCGTCAGGGAGATGCCTTATCTTCGCTTTATCTATTGAGTAAAGGACGGGTAAAGACTGAGATGATCACCGAAAGCGGGACAATTCTGGAAGTGGAGACTTTATCGGCGCCTACTCCTTTGGCCTCCGCATTTTTGTTTGCGGAAAATAATCGCTTCCCGGTAGATGTTATCGCCTTGGAGGAATGCGAGATCATTTTAATACCTAAGAGTGCGGTGATGCGTTTGCTGGCGACAAACGAGCATTTTCTTCAAAGCTATATGGCTTTTAACGCCAACCGAACACAATTTCTTTCTGAACGTCTTCAATTATTATCGATTAAGACCATTAAAGGTAAACTGGCTTACTATATACTTAAACGTATTCAAGGAGACCATTATAAGCAGGATCGTAATCAAACAGAGCTTTCGGAATATTTTGGAGTGGCCCGTCCTTCATTGGCCCGTAGTTTCTCGGAAATGATAGAGGAAGGGGCTATTTCCCGGGAAGGGAAAATAGTTGATATGAATAAGCTGAAAAGCTACGTGCTTTGA